One region of Pagrus major chromosome 5, Pma_NU_1.0 genomic DNA includes:
- the LOC140995445 gene encoding acyl-CoA dehydrogenase family member 11-like, with protein sequence MSVCSVLLNRRAAGGCCRVWCGVPRQLVHIRSASVAEAGTRRSDEEQQLWEAAGYLPFSRAKIGSFFQERPVLKNPFLEDALLRGYLRRHLPEKAASSDLRAFGERVANEVDGWGRECEVTAPRLVHFDPWGRRVDHIVTSPAWKRMKDLSAQEGLVAIGYERSFGEWSRVYQMSKLFIFSPSSGLYTCPLAMTDGAAKVIQSIGVSWPVDEAYGRLTTRQPERFWTSGQWMTERQGGSDVASGTETVAVPQTDGSYKLHGFKWFTSATDADMTLTLARAQDRTGATTPGSRGLSLFYAEVSRDEDGRLKGIEVQRLKDKLGTRQMPTAELLLDGLPAHRLSEEGRGVASIASMLTITRIHNSVSAAAAMRRVVQLARDYATRRTAFGKLLKDHPLHIQTLARMEVETRGAFLLVMDVCRLLGREESGIATQLDAHLLRLLTPVVKLYTAKQAVAVVSEGLESFGGQGYIEDTGLPGLLRDAQVLSIWEGTTNVLSLDVLRCVARSSGMVLHAYFSHVKSLLAGASGVSSLAPAVKAVDGALSELEVFVRGAATKAPGYMELAARDLAYSLARIYTGALLIDHACWKGASPSDTYAALRWCENDLCPVATKQARGCFESGTPPLDAALVFDRPTQD encoded by the exons atgtcagtgtgttcagtccTGCTGAACCGGCGTGCAGCTGGAGGCTGCTGCAGGGTGTGGTGTGGTGTTCCTCGACAGCTCGTCCACATCAGATCAGCCAGCGTAGCCGAGGCTGGCACGAGAAGATCTGATGAAGAGCAGCAGCTCTGGGAGGCGGCGGGCTACCTGCCGTTCTCCAGAGCCAAGATAGGATCTTTCTTCCAGGAGAGGCCGGTGCTGAAGAACCCATTTCTAGAGGATGCCTTGCTCAGAGGGTACCTGAGGAGACACCTGCCCgagaag GCAGCTTCCTCAGACCTGCGTGCATTTGGAGAGCGTGTGGCCAACGAGGTGGACGGGTGGGGCAGAGAGTGTGAGGTGACCGCTCCTCGGTTGGTGCACTTTGACCCCTGGGGTCGCAGAGTGGACCACATTGTGACCTCACCGGCCTGGAAGCGCATGAAAGATCTGTCGGCGCAGGAAGGACTGGTGGCCATTGGCTATGAGAGGTCATTCGGGGAGTGGAG tcgCGTCTATCAAATGAGCAAGTTGTTcatcttctctccctcctctggtCTCTACACATGTCCTCTGGCCATGACGGACGGAGCTGCTAAAGTTATCCAG TCTATAGGTGTTTCGTGGCCGGTAGATGAAGCCTACGGGCGTTTGACCACCCGTCAGCCTGAACGTTTCTGGACGTCTGGACAGTGGATGACGGAAAGACAGGGAGGATCCGACGTGG CCAGTGGCACAGAGACGGTGGCTGTTCCTCAGACTGACGGTTCATACAAACTACACGGCTTTAAGTGGTTCACCTCTGCTACCGACGCAGACATGACTCTCACACTGGCCAGAGCGCAGGACAGAACGGGAGCAACAACACCA GGTAGCAGGggtctgtctttgttttacgCAGAGGTGAGTAGAGATGAGGATGGCCGGCTGAAGGGTATAGAGGTTCAGAGACTGAAGGACAAGCTCGGGACGAGACAGATGCCCACTGCGGAGTTACTGCTGGACGGCCTGCCGGCACACAGG CTCTCAGAGGAAGGCAGAGGTGTGGCCTCCAtcgctagcatgctaactataACCCGGATCCACAACAGcgtctctgcagcagctgcgATGAGAAG ggTGGTTCAGTTAGCTCGTGACTACGCCACCCGCCGCACTGCCTTTGGAAAACTTCTCAAAGACCACCCGCTGCACATACAGACTCTGGCTAGGATGGAG GTGGAGACTCGTGGAGCGTTTCTTCTGGTGATGGATGTGTGTCGCCTGTTGGGCCGAGAGGAGAGCGGCATCGCGACCCAGCTTGATGCACACCTGCTACGTTTGCTCACTCCTGTGGTCAAACTGTACACAGCGAAGCAG gCGGTGGCTGTGGTGTCGGAGGGTTTGGAAAGCTTCGGTGGACAGGGCTACATCGAGGACACCGGGCTGCCTGGACTTCTTCGTGATGCACAG GTGTTGAGTATTTGGGAAGGCACCACAAATGTTCTGTCTCTGGATGTGCTGCGCTGTGTGGCTCGCAGCTCAGGAATGGTTCTTCATGCATACTTCTCCCATGTCAAG TCCCTGCTTGCAGGTGCATCAGGTGTTTCCTCATTGGCCCCAGCAGTGAAAGCAGTGGACGGTGCTCTCTCTGAATTGGAGGTTTTCGTTCGGGGAGCAGCCACCAAAGCACCCGGCTACATGGAGCTCGCAGCCAGAGACCTGGCGTACAGCCTGGCTCGCATCTACACAG GTGCTCTTCTCATTGACCACGCTTGTTGGAAAGGAGCCTCTCCATCTGACACCTATGCAGCtctcag GTGGTGCGAAAATGACTTGTGTCCTGTGGCGACTAAACAGGCGAGAGGCTGCTTTGAGTCCGGCACGCCGCCGCTGGATGCTGCGCTGGTGTTCGACCGGCCGACCCAAGACTGA
- the slc8b1 gene encoding mitochondrial sodium/calcium exchanger protein isoform X2: protein MSAGVYLSVLLVISCHLQRVASGWASNTTRAGMIQNTDNECDHVMNVSAADRCTFVKTTPDCSIEDGFINYLRVAFCLLPPYLTPLTVTLCIIWLLFLFVILGLTASKFFCPNLSAISTSLHLTHNVAGVTFLALGNGAPDIFSAIAAFSNPHTAGLAVGALFGAGIFVTTVVAGSVALVKPFAVASRPFLRDVTFYMVAVYWTFFMLYRGTTTMKETFGYLGLYVVYVLTVIISAYIYNRQKHSMNSSVHSVTHIPAEFDSSDSSDYDAPCLNGGIIQQEYESEYRPLLPYSESTSQILLSSLNPVDNRKWRRKPWSWRVFKVLKTPLEVLLLLCIPVVDPDKEDRNWRRPLNCLHLVTAPLVCVLTFQSGKYGDYMIQGQFPLWLLTLLLGLFLSAIVFCTTTNDRPPKYHPLFALLGFVVSAGLISAAASEVVSLLHMLGVVLSLSNTVLGLTLLAWGNSIGDCFSDITIARQGYPRMAISACFGGIIFNMLFGVGLGCLVQMLKTHSDVEFEVDGLLTWVLAGSLGLSLVLSFVIVPLCRFHMNRAYGIFLLIFYVIFLLIALLTELGKIHM from the exons ATGTCTGCTGGTGTTTATCTGTCGGTTTTACTGGTGATATCCTGTCACCTGCAGCGGGTCGCATCCGGGTGGGCTTCAAACACAACACGAGCCGGGATGATTCAAAACACCGACAATGAG tgtgacCACGTGATGAACGTCAGTGCGGCAGACCGCTGTACATTTGTGAAGACCACACCAGACTGCAGCATAGAGGACGGCTTCATCAACTACCTTCGTGTGGCCTTCTGTCTGCTTCCTCCCTACCTCACACCTCTCACTGTCACTCTCTGT ATTATATGGCTGCTCTTTTTGTTCGTCATTCTTGGACTCACAGCGTCGAAGTT CTTTTGTCCCAACCTGTCAGCCATCTCTACCAGTCTGCACCTCACTCACAACGTGGCT GGTGTGACGTTTCTGGCTCTTGGTAATGGAGCTCCTGACATCTTCAGCGCCATTGCGGCTTTCTCCAACCCACACACTGCTGGGCTGGCTGTCGGAGCCTTATTTG GAGCTGGTATATTTGTTACCACAGTCGTCGCAGGCAGCGTGGCGCTGGTCAAGCCTTTCGCTGTGGCCTCACGTCCATTTTTGCGTGATGTCACCTTCTACATGGTGGCAGTGTATTGGACCTTCTTCATGTTGTACAGAGGAACCACGACCATGAAGGAAACCtttg ggtACCTGGGCCTCTACGTGGTGTACGTATTGACTGTTATCATCAGTGCGTACATCTACAACCGGCAGAAACATTCAATGAACTCAAGTGTCCACAGTGTTACACATATCCCAG CAGAGTTTGACTCGTCAGACTCCTCCGATTATGACGCTCCCTGTCTGAACGGTGGGATCATCCAACAGGAGTATG agtcAGAGTACAGGCCACTTCTGCCTTACTCTGAGTCCACGAGTCAGATCCTGCTGAGCTCCCTGAACCCGGTGgacaacaggaagtggaggaggaaacCGTGGAGCTGGAGAGTCTTCAAAGTACTGAAG ACGCCTCtagaggtgctgctgctgctctgcatcCCTGTGGTCGACCCTGATAAAGAAGACAGGAACTGGAGACGCCCCCTGAACTGCCTCCATCTGGTCACTGCTCCTCTGGTGTGTGTGCTCACCTTCCAGTCTGGAAAAT ATGGAGATTATATGATCCAGGGGCAGTTTCCCCTCTGGCTGCTGACTCTTCTGCTGGGACTCTTCCTATCTGCTATTGTCTTCTGCACCACCACTAATGACCGTCCACCCAAATATCATCCA CTGTTTGCTCTTTTGGGCTTCGTGGTGAGTGCAGGGTTGATCAGCGCAGCAGCCTCTGAAGTGGTCAGTCTTCTGCACATGCTCGGTGTGGTGCTCAGTCTCAGCAACACCGTGCTCGGTCTGACTCTGTTGGCCTGGGGCAACAGCATAGGAG aCTGCTTTTCTGACATCACCATCGCTCGCCAGGGTTACCCACGGATGGCCATATCAGCCTGCTTTGGAGGCATCATCTTCA ACATGCTGTTTGGAGTGGGTTTAGGATGTCTGGTGCAGATGctcaaaacacacagtgatgtgGAG tttGAAGTGGACGGTCTGTTGACGTGGGTTCTCGCAGGATCTCTGGGTTTGTCTTTGGTGCTGTCCTTCGTCATTGTTCCACTGTGCCGGTTCCACATGAATCGGGCCTACGGGAtctttctcctcatcttctACGTCATTTTCCTTCTCATTGCACTGCTTACAGAGTTGGGAAAGATCCACATGTGA
- the slc8b1 gene encoding mitochondrial sodium/calcium exchanger protein isoform X1, with the protein MSAGVYLSVLLVISCHLQRVASGWASNTTRAGMIQNTDNECDHVMNVSAADRCTFVKTTPDCSIEDGFINYLRVAFCLLPPYLTPLTVTLCIIWLLFLFVILGLTASKFFCPNLSAISTSLHLTHNVAGVTFLALGNGAPDIFSAIAAFSNPHTAGLAVGALFGAGIFVTTVVAGSVALVKPFAVASRPFLRDVTFYMVAVYWTFFMLYRGTTTMKETFGYLGLYVVYVLTVIISAYIYNRQKHSMNSSVHSVTHIPEFDSSDSSDYDAPCLNGGIIQQEYESEYRPLLPYSESTSQILLSSLNPVDNRKWRRKPWSWRVFKVLKTPLEVLLLLCIPVVDPDKEDRNWRRPLNCLHLVTAPLVCVLTFQSGKYGDYMIQGQFPLWLLTLLLGLFLSAIVFCTTTNDRPPKYHPLFALLGFVVSAGLISAAASEVVSLLHMLGVVLSLSNTVLGLTLLAWGNSIGDCFSDITIARQGYPRMAISACFGGIIFNMLFGVGLGCLVQMLKTHSDVEFEVDGLLTWVLAGSLGLSLVLSFVIVPLCRFHMNRAYGIFLLIFYVIFLLIALLTELGKIHM; encoded by the exons ATGTCTGCTGGTGTTTATCTGTCGGTTTTACTGGTGATATCCTGTCACCTGCAGCGGGTCGCATCCGGGTGGGCTTCAAACACAACACGAGCCGGGATGATTCAAAACACCGACAATGAG tgtgacCACGTGATGAACGTCAGTGCGGCAGACCGCTGTACATTTGTGAAGACCACACCAGACTGCAGCATAGAGGACGGCTTCATCAACTACCTTCGTGTGGCCTTCTGTCTGCTTCCTCCCTACCTCACACCTCTCACTGTCACTCTCTGT ATTATATGGCTGCTCTTTTTGTTCGTCATTCTTGGACTCACAGCGTCGAAGTT CTTTTGTCCCAACCTGTCAGCCATCTCTACCAGTCTGCACCTCACTCACAACGTGGCT GGTGTGACGTTTCTGGCTCTTGGTAATGGAGCTCCTGACATCTTCAGCGCCATTGCGGCTTTCTCCAACCCACACACTGCTGGGCTGGCTGTCGGAGCCTTATTTG GAGCTGGTATATTTGTTACCACAGTCGTCGCAGGCAGCGTGGCGCTGGTCAAGCCTTTCGCTGTGGCCTCACGTCCATTTTTGCGTGATGTCACCTTCTACATGGTGGCAGTGTATTGGACCTTCTTCATGTTGTACAGAGGAACCACGACCATGAAGGAAACCtttg ggtACCTGGGCCTCTACGTGGTGTACGTATTGACTGTTATCATCAGTGCGTACATCTACAACCGGCAGAAACATTCAATGAACTCAAGTGTCCACAGTGTTACACATATCCCAG AGTTTGACTCGTCAGACTCCTCCGATTATGACGCTCCCTGTCTGAACGGTGGGATCATCCAACAGGAGTATG agtcAGAGTACAGGCCACTTCTGCCTTACTCTGAGTCCACGAGTCAGATCCTGCTGAGCTCCCTGAACCCGGTGgacaacaggaagtggaggaggaaacCGTGGAGCTGGAGAGTCTTCAAAGTACTGAAG ACGCCTCtagaggtgctgctgctgctctgcatcCCTGTGGTCGACCCTGATAAAGAAGACAGGAACTGGAGACGCCCCCTGAACTGCCTCCATCTGGTCACTGCTCCTCTGGTGTGTGTGCTCACCTTCCAGTCTGGAAAAT ATGGAGATTATATGATCCAGGGGCAGTTTCCCCTCTGGCTGCTGACTCTTCTGCTGGGACTCTTCCTATCTGCTATTGTCTTCTGCACCACCACTAATGACCGTCCACCCAAATATCATCCA CTGTTTGCTCTTTTGGGCTTCGTGGTGAGTGCAGGGTTGATCAGCGCAGCAGCCTCTGAAGTGGTCAGTCTTCTGCACATGCTCGGTGTGGTGCTCAGTCTCAGCAACACCGTGCTCGGTCTGACTCTGTTGGCCTGGGGCAACAGCATAGGAG aCTGCTTTTCTGACATCACCATCGCTCGCCAGGGTTACCCACGGATGGCCATATCAGCCTGCTTTGGAGGCATCATCTTCA ACATGCTGTTTGGAGTGGGTTTAGGATGTCTGGTGCAGATGctcaaaacacacagtgatgtgGAG tttGAAGTGGACGGTCTGTTGACGTGGGTTCTCGCAGGATCTCTGGGTTTGTCTTTGGTGCTGTCCTTCGTCATTGTTCCACTGTGCCGGTTCCACATGAATCGGGCCTACGGGAtctttctcctcatcttctACGTCATTTTCCTTCTCATTGCACTGCTTACAGAGTTGGGAAAGATCCACATGTGA